TTATCCCTAAGAAATAGAATGATCAGCATGTAAATCTATATCGCAATAGCTTCTGGGTAAGGTTGACAAACAGTATCATGATGTCATAATGAAAATATCAAAATGAAATCATAGCGGTGATAATCCATGAATGAAGAACGATATCAGATAGAACATGACGAAGATCGATCCGTACCCGCTGGTCAGAAGAAGAAATATCGCACACCGGATGGTGTACCAGCAGATATTGTGATGTTTACCCTTACGAAGCGAGAACGCAAGACTGTAACCAAGACATTACCCATCCGTGAATTGAAAGTAATGCTGATTAAGCGTAAATCTTGGCCTTTCGCAGGTAAGTGGGCTTTGCCGGGTGGTTTTTGCCAGGAGAACGAATCAATTTATGATGCTGCCAAGCGAGAGCTGATGGAAGAAACCGGGGTCGATGGCGGTCACCTCGAGTATTTGGGTGTATACAGCCAGCCGGGCCGGGATCCGCGTGGGTGGATCATCTCCCATGCTTTTTTTGCGCTTGTTGAGGAATGGATGCTGGAGCATAGACAAGCGGCAGATGATGCAGAGGATGTTGGCTTATTTACGATTCGGGAAGCGTTAAATGAATTGGAGCTCGGATTTGATCATAGAACGATTATTGAAGATGCCTACAAAAGAATTCAGCAGCAAATGCTGCAAACGACGATCGCCAGACAGTTTCTGCCCCAGCACTTCACATTAAGCGAACTATATCAGGTTATCCAAAGCGTAGTACCCGATTTTGAAGAGCCTAATTTTATTCGTAAAATTACATCAACTCGAAGCCGTCAGGGGATAATTGAAGATGTCAGGGATGAAGAAGGAAACCCGGTCAGTTCTAATCAATATTCTCAGCGCCCAGCACAGCTGTACCGCTTCACAGAACTTGTGCCGAGATTATCTATTTATACTTGATTATCTAAGGAGTGAAGAATGTGAGAGCTCTGATCGTTATTGATTATACGAAGGATTTTGTGGATGGGAAGCTTCCTGTTGGAGAACCCGGGATTGCGATTGAACAAGCTGTTGTGCAAATAACGAAACAATTTATACAGAATCAAGACCTGGTTGTAATGGCTGTTGATCTGCATGAAGAGAATGATCCTTACCATCCGGAGACGAAGCTGTTTCCCCCTCATAACTTGCGGGATACAGAAGGAAGACAACTCTATGGAGAGCTTGCGGCGGTCTATGAAGCGAACAAGAGCTCGATCTATTGGATGGACAAGACAAGATACAGTGCATTTGTCGGTACCGATCTTGAACTGAAGCTGCGCGAGCGTGGTATTACAGAGGTTCACTTGATTGGGGTGTGCACCGATATTTGTGTGCTTCATACAGCAGTAGACGCCTACAACAAAGGCTTTTCGATTACGATATACGATGATGCAGTAGCTAGCTTTAATGAGGCAGGACATGTTTGGGCGCTGGGTCATTTCAAAGGCAGCCTCGGGGCTGATGTATTCACATTTAACAATAAAGAGGACACAAACCTCTAACCATATGAATTTGTTTTGGCTTTTTTTTATCGGCCTTGAGAGGATGAGTTAGATGCAAACGATTAGCCTGGCTTTACATACGGACAAATATCAAATTAATATGATGTACGCTCATTGGGTGAATGGGACACACAAGCGCAAAGCGGTATTCGAAGCCTATTTTCGCAAGCTTCCGTTTAAGAACGGGTATGCCGTGTTTGCCGGCCTGGAGCGGATAGTGCATTATATTAGCAATCTTCGCTTTACGATGGAGGATATTAAATATTTGTCCAGCCAGGAAGAGAATTATGACCCTGCTTTCTTGGAGGAGCTGCTTCAATTTTCATTCCAGGGTACGATCTATTCCATGAAAGAAGGAGCCATGGTATTTCCGGATGAGCCGCTGATTCGCGTCGAAGGAAACATTATGGAAACACAGCTGGTAGAGACTGCCATTTTGAATTTTATGAATTATCAGACTCTGATTGCAACCAAAGCATCGAGAATCAAGCAAGTATCTGGAAATGATGCGCTGCTCGAATTTGGGACGAGGCGTGCTCAGGAGGCCGACGCAGCGATATGGGGAGCACGTGCGGCTTATGTTGCTGGATTTGATGCG
This sequence is a window from Paenibacillus urinalis. Protein-coding genes within it:
- a CDS encoding NUDIX hydrolase; translation: MNEERYQIEHDEDRSVPAGQKKKYRTPDGVPADIVMFTLTKRERKTVTKTLPIRELKVMLIKRKSWPFAGKWALPGGFCQENESIYDAAKRELMEETGVDGGHLEYLGVYSQPGRDPRGWIISHAFFALVEEWMLEHRQAADDAEDVGLFTIREALNELELGFDHRTIIEDAYKRIQQQMLQTTIARQFLPQHFTLSELYQVIQSVVPDFEEPNFIRKITSTRSRQGIIEDVRDEEGNPVSSNQYSQRPAQLYRFTELVPRLSIYT
- a CDS encoding cysteine hydrolase family protein; its protein translation is MRALIVIDYTKDFVDGKLPVGEPGIAIEQAVVQITKQFIQNQDLVVMAVDLHEENDPYHPETKLFPPHNLRDTEGRQLYGELAAVYEANKSSIYWMDKTRYSAFVGTDLELKLRERGITEVHLIGVCTDICVLHTAVDAYNKGFSITIYDDAVASFNEAGHVWALGHFKGSLGADVFTFNNKEDTNL